Within Cnuibacter physcomitrellae, the genomic segment CAACGGGTTCCAGACGCAGCCCGGCGAGCAGGACCGGTGGGACGAGGATCTCCTCCTCCACGACTCCTCCGGCGCTCTGGTCACCGACCCGGACTGGCCCGATGAGGTGATCCTCGACACCTCGAGCGACGAGAAGCGGGAGCGCATCGCGGGAGTCCTCGGGGCCGACATCGCCCGCTGCGCGGGCAGCGGGTTCGACGCCGTCGAGATCGACAACCTCGACTCGTTCACCCGCGCCGACGGGCTCAGCCTGGAGGGCGCCATGGCGCTCGCGGCGCTCTACGCCGGGCGGGCTCACGCGATGGGGCTGTCGATCGGCCAGAAGAACTCCGCCGAGTACGCGTCGGCGCTGAGGTCCGACGTCGGGTTCGACTTCGCCGTCGCGGAGGAGTGCGTCTCGTACGGTGAGTGCGAGGCCTACACCGACGTCTACGGCGATTCCGTGATCGACATCGAGTACGCCGACGACCCCTCGGTGACCCTCGACTCGATCTGCGCAGACCCCTCCCGCCCGACGTCGACGGTCTACCGTGACCGCGGCCTGACGACGCCCGAGTCGCCGGAGTACGTCTACGCCCACTGCTGACGTCGCGGGCTCCCGCTACTCCGAATCGCTCCGTCCGGCGACCCCCTCGGGTCCTCCTCGTCCTCCTCCTACGGTGGGGCACCGAGCACCAGGAGGCAGAAGATGGATCTCGGGACGTGGGGGAGCTACCGGCTCCCCGAGCAGCTGCGCAGCGCCTACGGCGTGGACACCGCACAGGCGCTGGCCGATCAGCTCGGCGCGAAGGACATGCCGATCACACCCGAGCTGATCGCCGAGGCGGAGGCGGCCTTCCGGGCGTACCGGTCGGGCGACACCGCCACGGGCCGCCGCTTCCTCGTCGAGACCCTGGGTGTCGACGAGCACCGAGCGGACGAGGCCCTCGCGAAGCTGCCGACGCTGTGAGCGCCGACACCCGCGGCGAGGCGACCCCGCGATCCGAGGCCGCTGGCGCCCCCGACGCCTCCGACGCCTCCGACTCGAAGCTCAAGAAGGGCATCACGGGGCCGCTGCTGTTCCTCTTCATCCTCGGCGACGTGCTGGGCGCCGGCATCTACGCCCTCATGGGCGTGCTCGCCGGCCAGGTCGGCGGGGCGCTCTGGGCCCCGCTGGCGGCGGCCCTTCTGCTGGCCCTCCTCACGGCGGGGTCCTACGCGGAGCTGGTGACGAAGTACCCGAAGGCCGGCGGCGCCGCGATCTTCGCCGAGCGGGCGTTCAAGACGCCCGTGATCTCCTTCCTCGTCGGGTTCTCGATGCTCGCGGCCGGCGTCACGAGCGCCGCTGGGCTCGCACTCGCCTTCGCCGGCGAGTACCTGCAGACCTTCCTCCCCGTCCCGTCGATCCCCGCCGCGATGGTCTTCCTCGTCCTGGTCGCGGCCCTCAACGCCCGCGGCATCTCGGAGTCGGTGAAGAGCAACGTCGTCATGACCGTCGTCGAGGTGTCGGGTCTCGTCATCGTCGTCGTGGTCGTCGGACTCCTGCTCGGCGGGGGAGGCGGCGACGTCTCGCGCATCGGACAGTTCCCCGAGGGGGTCTCGCCGGCGCTCGCGATCCTCGGCGGAGCCATCGTGGCGTACTACTCGTTCGTGGGATTCGAGACCTCGGCGAACGTGGCCGAGGAGGTCAAGGATCCCTCCCGCGTCTACCCGCGGGCGCTCTTCGGGGCGCTGCTCGCGGCCGGCGTGGTCTACATCCTCGTCGGGATCGCGTCGTCGATCGCCCTGTCGGCGGACGAGCTGTCGGACTCGTCGGGGCCGCTCCTCGCCGTGGTCGCCGCATCCGGGGTGCCGATCCCGGACTGGCTGTTCGGCGCGATCGCGCTCGTCGCCGTGGCGAACGGCGCGCTCCTGACGATGATCATGTCGAGCCGGGTCACGTACGGGATGGCGGAGCAGGGTCTGCTGCCGTCCGTTCTGGGCAGGGTGCTGCCGCGTCGGCGGACCCCGTGGGTGGCGATCGTGGCCACGACGGCGGTCGCGATCCTTCTGACGCTCATCGGCGACCTCGAGACCCTCGCGTCGGCCGTCGTGCTGCTGCTCCTGTTCGTGTTCATCAGCACCAACGTGGCCGTGCTGGTGCTGCGGCGCGACAAGGTCGACCACAAGCACTTCCGCATCTGGACGCCGATCCCGATCCTGGGTGTGGCCTCCTGCATCCTGCTGCTCACCCAGCAGGAGCCGCTGGTCTGGGCCTACGGCGGCGGCTTCGTGGCGCTCGGGCTCCTCCTCTACGGGATCTCGCGCGTCGCGCGACGGCGTCAGCGCGCGTCGGAGTCGTCGGACGCGTCGGGCTCGTCGGACCGGGGGCCGTCCGTCCGCTAGCGTCTGAGGATGCGCGAGCTCACCGACGAGGGCCGGACCTTCCTCGAGGACTACCACCTGGCGACGCTGTCGACGATGGCGCCCTGGGGCGGCATCCACGTGGTCGCGGTCGGCTTCACCCTCGGCGCCGACGGCATCGTGCGGATCATCACGAACGCGGGCTCTCAGAAGGTCCGCAACATCCTGCGTGATCCCACGGCCACGGTGGCGCAGGTCGAGAAGGCGCGCTGGCTGTCCATCCAGGGGATCGCCTCGGTGCACGACGACCGGGACGAGGTCGCCACCGCGGTCGAGCTCTACTCCCGCCGCTACCGCCCGCCCCGCCCCAACCCCGAGCGCGTCGCCCTCCACATCCGCCCCACCCGCATCCTCGCCAGCGCGGGCTTGCTCGTCTGACGCGCTCCCGCGGATGCGGTAGCGCGGATCTGACACTCGTGGTGGCTTCGCGTCGCGCCAAGCCACCACGAGCGTCAGATCCGCTCGCGCCGCCGGTTCCGCTAGCGTTGCCCTACTGGATCGGCTGGGGGCATGCGATGAGACGGACGCTGGGGCGGTTCGATCCGGCTGACCCGAACATGCCGCTGGGGCCATATGGGTCGGTCGGATCGGTCTTCAACGTGGTGATGTGCGGACTGATCGCAGTGGGCACCGCGGTCGGCGGCATCGCCCAGCATCAGCCTCCTCTCTTCATCGTGACGGCTCTCGCGTGCGTGATGGAGATCATGTTCGTCCGTGTGATGCTCCGCGCCCGGCGACGAGCGCGCGAGCGCGACGGTGAACCCCAGGAGCGCCGGTAGACCACGCCTGCGAGCGCACCCGGAAACCGCGGATGCGGGGCTCGAGAAAGCGCTCTTCTTGGGTGCGCTCGGAGCAGACGACCGGGACGGGCAGCCCACGGGCATGTTGCGGATGTCACCCTTTGGGGGTACGGTCTCGTCTAAACCGGTTCAGCTAAACCGGTTCAGCAGCACACGCGACGAGGCGAGAGGCGGGACACGATGGAGCGGAAGCCGACCATCATCGACGTCGCCCAGCGCGCGGGGGTGAGCAAGGGGCTCGTGAGCTTCGCGCTCAACGGGCGCCCCGGGGTCGCCCCCGAGACGCGGGACCGCATCCTGCAGGCCGCCGACGAGCTGGGGTTCCGGCCGAGCATCGCGGCGCGATCGCTGTCCACCCGGACGTCGTACGCGCTCGGTCTCGTCGTCGCCCGCGATCCCGAGGTGATCGCGGCCGACCCGTTCTTCCCCTCGTTCATCTCGGGCGTCGAGCGCGTGCTGGCGGCCCGGGGACGCGCGCTGGTGCTGAGCGTCGTGACCGACGACGCGGCCGAGGCGGAGGCGTACCGCGCCATGGCCGCGGACGGCCGGGTCGACGGGGTCTTCCTCACCGACCTCCGCGCCGACGACGAGCGTCCGCAGCTGCTCGCCGAGCTCGGCCTGCCCGCGGTGACCCTCGGCCGCGTGCCGAGCGACCGCAGCCGGCTCCCGGCGGTCGTGCTCGACGACACCCCCGGCATCACCGAGGCGGTCCGTCACCTGATCGGACTCGGCCATCGGCGCATCGCTCACGTGGCCGGACCGAGCCGACTCCTCCATGCGCAGCGCCGCCGACAGGCGTTCGAGGACGCCCTGGCCGCCCACGGCCTCGCGCCCGCGCGCATCCTCGAGACCGACTTCTCGGCGCGCGAGGGCGCGAACGCCACGTCGACCCTCCTGGCGGATCCCGCCGACGAGCGCGTCACGGCCATCGTCTACGCCAACGACCCGATGGCCATCGCCGGTCTTGGCGTGGCCCAGCAGAACGGGTTCCGCCTCCCCGACGACCTCTCGATCACGGGGTTCGACGACTCGGAGATCGCCGACTACGTCTACCCCTCACTCACGTCGGCCCGCACGCGCCCCAGCCAGTGGGGCCAGGAGGCCGCTCGCACCCTGCTCGACCTCGTGGAGCACGGGAGCGCATCCGACGTCGACCTGCCGCCCGCCGGCCTGGTCGTCCGCGCCTCGACCGCGCCACCGCGGTCGTGACACCCCCGCAAGACAGAACCGAAGAGCACGACGCAACGAAGGAGACACCGTGAACCCCTCGAAGAAGAGGATGAGGACCCGCGCCCTGGCCGGCATCGGGATCGCCGCAGTCGCCGCCCTGGGCCTCACCGCCTGTGGAGGCGGCGGAGGCGCATCCGACGACCTGAGCGCCAAGGGCCCGATCACGATCTGGTACTCGAACAACGAGCAGGAGGTCGCCTGGGGCAAGGCCATGGTCGACGCCTGGAACCAGGCGAACCCCGACCAGCAGATCACGGGGCAGGAGATCCCCGCGGGCAAGAGCAGCGAGGAGGTCATCGGCGCCGCGATCACCGCGGGCAACGCCCCCTGCCTGGTCTTCAACACCGCGCCGAGCGCGGTCGGACAGTTCGAGAAGCAGGGCGGCCTCGTCGACCTGTCGAGCTTCCCCGACGGTGCGAGCTACATCGAGTCCCGTTCCGGCGACCTCGCGCAGCAGTACAAGAACCCCGAGGGCGACTACTACCAGATGCCGTGGAAGAGCAACCCGGTCCAGATCTTCTACAACAAGGACCTCTTCGCCCAGGCCGGCCTCGACCCCGAGAATCCGAAGCTGTCGACCTACGACGACTTCCTCGCCACCTCGAAGGCGCTGGTGGCCGCGGGGGTGTCGCAGTACGCGATCCAGCCCGCTCCGACGAGCGAGTTCTTCCAGACCCAGTTCGACTTCATGCCGCTGTACGCCGCCGCCACCGGCGGCACGGGTCTGGTGGAGGACGGCAAGGCCACCTTCAACGACGACAAGGGATACGCCGTCGCCGACTTCTGGAAGAGCCTCTACGACCAGGGTCTCGCCGGCCGTGAGCAGTACCAGGGCGACGCGTTCGCGGACGGCAAGGCCGCCATGGCGATCGTCGGACCGTGGGCGATCTCGGTCTACGACAAGGTCAACTGGGGCTCGGTGCCCGTGCCCACGCAGGACGGGACGCCGGCCGATCAGACCTGGACCTTCAGCGACGCCAAGAACGTCGGCCTCTTCACCGCCTGCCAGAACAAGGGCACCGCGTGGGACGTGCTGAAGTTCGCCACCAGCGAGGAGCAGGACGGCCAGCTGCTCGAGACCACCGGCCAGATGCCGCTGCGCCAGGACCTCGAGACCACCTACGCCGACTACTTCTCGGCCAACCCCGCCTACCAGGCGTTCGGCGCCCAGGCCGCCCGCACCATCGAGGTGCCGAGCGGACCGAACACCGTGCAGATGCTGCAGACGCTCCGCGACGCGTGGAGCAAGTCCGTGATCTTCGGCGAGGGCGACCCCAAGCAGGCGCTCGACGACGCCGCGCAGAAGATCACCGACCTGGCGGGCCAGAAGTGACGTCATGACGACACTCGCACCCGCTCCGGAGGCCTCGCCGCACCCCAGCGGCGAGGCCCCGGAGCCCCGCGCCAAGCGGAGCCTCGTCCGGCGCATCCTCGGGCGGCAGCCCCTCGGACTGCTGTTCAGCGCGCCGTACCTCGTGTTCGTGATCGCGATCTTCGCGTTCCCGATCGTCTACTCGGTCTGGATCTCGTTCCACGACTTCTTCTTCGCCGCCCCCGGCGCGAAGGTGGACCGGCCGTTCGTCGGGTTCGAGAACTACGTCACGGCGTTCACGAACCCGGCCGTCATCCGCTCCTTCGGCAACATCCTGATCTTCCTCGTCATCAACGTGCCGCTGACGGTGATCCTCTCGATGCTGCTCGCCATCGCGCTCGACAAGGTCGTGCACCTGCGCACCTTCCTGCGGGTCAGCTTCTACGTGCCCTACGTCACGGCCTCGGTCGCCGTGGTCGCCGTCTGGCTGTTCCTCTTCAACGGGAACGGTCTGGTCAACACGGTCCTCGGACCGCTGGCGCCGGATCCGTCGTGGCTGATCAACGAGAAGCTCGCCATGCCGGTCATCGCCCTGTACGTGACCTGGAAGCAGCTCGGGTTCTACATCCTGCTGTACCTCGCGGCGCTCCAGAACGTGCCGCGGGAGCTCTACGAGTCGGCCGCGACCGACGGCGCGGGGCGCATCCGTCAGTTCTTCTCGGTCACCGTGCCGAGCGTGCGGCCCGCCACCGTGCTGGTGCTGCTCGTCTCCACCGTGACCGGGGCGAACCTCTTCACCGAGCCGTACCTCCTCACCGGAGGCGGCGGACCGAACGGGGCCTCCGCCTCGCCGGTGCTGCTGATGTACCAGCTCGGCATCCAGCAGGGTCAGCCCGACGTGGCCAGCGCGATCGGCGTGGTGCTCGTCATCCTGGTGCTGA encodes:
- a CDS encoding endo alpha-1,4 polygalactosaminidase; this encodes MSRPHPLLSGLAVGAMGAVGMLAVTACSGTGAEPPVATPPPTVAVSGAPFPAGALVDYQLGGAYDPPAGVGIVARDSTAQPASGVWSICYVNGFQTQPGEQDRWDEDLLLHDSSGALVTDPDWPDEVILDTSSDEKRERIAGVLGADIARCAGSGFDAVEIDNLDSFTRADGLSLEGAMALAALYAGRAHAMGLSIGQKNSAEYASALRSDVGFDFAVAEECVSYGECEAYTDVYGDSVIDIEYADDPSVTLDSICADPSRPTSTVYRDRGLTTPESPEYVYAHC
- a CDS encoding APC family permease; amino-acid sequence: MTGPLLFLFILGDVLGAGIYALMGVLAGQVGGALWAPLAAALLLALLTAGSYAELVTKYPKAGGAAIFAERAFKTPVISFLVGFSMLAAGVTSAAGLALAFAGEYLQTFLPVPSIPAAMVFLVLVAALNARGISESVKSNVVMTVVEVSGLVIVVVVVGLLLGGGGGDVSRIGQFPEGVSPALAILGGAIVAYYSFVGFETSANVAEEVKDPSRVYPRALFGALLAAGVVYILVGIASSIALSADELSDSSGPLLAVVAASGVPIPDWLFGAIALVAVANGALLTMIMSSRVTYGMAEQGLLPSVLGRVLPRRRTPWVAIVATTAVAILLTLIGDLETLASAVVLLLLFVFISTNVAVLVLRRDKVDHKHFRIWTPIPILGVASCILLLTQQEPLVWAYGGGFVALGLLLYGISRVARRRQRASESSDASGSSDRGPSVR
- a CDS encoding pyridoxamine 5'-phosphate oxidase family protein — protein: MRELTDEGRTFLEDYHLATLSTMAPWGGIHVVAVGFTLGADGIVRIITNAGSQKVRNILRDPTATVAQVEKARWLSIQGIASVHDDRDEVATAVELYSRRYRPPRPNPERVALHIRPTRILASAGLLV
- a CDS encoding LacI family DNA-binding transcriptional regulator, encoding MERKPTIIDVAQRAGVSKGLVSFALNGRPGVAPETRDRILQAADELGFRPSIAARSLSTRTSYALGLVVARDPEVIAADPFFPSFISGVERVLAARGRALVLSVVTDDAAEAEAYRAMAADGRVDGVFLTDLRADDERPQLLAELGLPAVTLGRVPSDRSRLPAVVLDDTPGITEAVRHLIGLGHRRIAHVAGPSRLLHAQRRRQAFEDALAAHGLAPARILETDFSAREGANATSTLLADPADERVTAIVYANDPMAIAGLGVAQQNGFRLPDDLSITGFDDSEIADYVYPSLTSARTRPSQWGQEAARTLLDLVEHGSASDVDLPPAGLVVRASTAPPRS
- a CDS encoding ABC transporter substrate-binding protein, with protein sequence MRTRALAGIGIAAVAALGLTACGGGGGASDDLSAKGPITIWYSNNEQEVAWGKAMVDAWNQANPDQQITGQEIPAGKSSEEVIGAAITAGNAPCLVFNTAPSAVGQFEKQGGLVDLSSFPDGASYIESRSGDLAQQYKNPEGDYYQMPWKSNPVQIFYNKDLFAQAGLDPENPKLSTYDDFLATSKALVAAGVSQYAIQPAPTSEFFQTQFDFMPLYAAATGGTGLVEDGKATFNDDKGYAVADFWKSLYDQGLAGREQYQGDAFADGKAAMAIVGPWAISVYDKVNWGSVPVPTQDGTPADQTWTFSDAKNVGLFTACQNKGTAWDVLKFATSEEQDGQLLETTGQMPLRQDLETTYADYFSANPAYQAFGAQAARTIEVPSGPNTVQMLQTLRDAWSKSVIFGEGDPKQALDDAAQKITDLAGQK
- a CDS encoding carbohydrate ABC transporter permease, which codes for MTTLAPAPEASPHPSGEAPEPRAKRSLVRRILGRQPLGLLFSAPYLVFVIAIFAFPIVYSVWISFHDFFFAAPGAKVDRPFVGFENYVTAFTNPAVIRSFGNILIFLVINVPLTVILSMLLAIALDKVVHLRTFLRVSFYVPYVTASVAVVAVWLFLFNGNGLVNTVLGPLAPDPSWLINEKLAMPVIALYVTWKQLGFYILLYLAALQNVPRELYESAATDGAGRIRQFFSVTVPSVRPATVLVLLVSTVTGANLFTEPYLLTGGGGPNGASASPVLLMYQLGIQQGQPDVASAIGVVLVILVLIVAWLQNRFAGERD